CATCGGCGCGTCCGATGGCAACGGGGATGGTCTCGAGCACCTCGAGGACGGTGGGGCCGGTGTACCAATCCATGGTGGTAGAGCGCTCAACCACGTTATCGCCCTTGAGCGCGGAAATGGGCACGCCGGTGGTATCGGTAATGTCCAGGCGCTGGGCAATCTTATGGAATTCGGCCTCGATATCGCGGAAGATCTGCTCATCGTAGTCCACGAGGTCGATCTTATTCACTGCGAGGACGACGTGGCGCACGCCCAGGAGCGCGGCCACGTTGAGGTGGCGGCGGGTTTGTTCGACAACGCCGTGGCGGGCATCGATAAGCAGCACCACCACCTGCGAGGTGGACATGCCGGTGACCGTATTGCGGGTGTACTGCACGTGGCCGGGGGTATCGGCGAGGATGAAGGTGCGCTTATCGGTAGCGAAGTAGCGGTAAGCCACGTCGATGGTAATGCCTTGCTCGCGCTCGGCACGCAGGCCATCGACAAGCAGGGAAAGGTCCATGCCGTCGAAGCCGCGATCGGAGGAGGAACGCTCCATGGACTCGACCTGGTCCGCGAGCACGGACTTGGTGTCATAGAGCAGGCGGCCGACGAAGGTGGATTTGCCGTCATCAACGGAGCCGGCGGTGCACAGGCGCAGGGTATCGCGCTGTTTGAGGGCGCCGACATTCGGCGCGAGGGTAGTCGTCATCAGAAGTAGCCTTCCTTCTTGCGGTCTTCCATGGCGGATTCAGAAAGTTTGTCATCGGCGCGGGTGGCGCCGCGCTCAGACAGGGTGGAAATGGAGATTTCCGCGAGCACCTCATCGGGGCTGGAGGCGGTGGAGTCGACGGCACCGGTGCAGGACATATCGCCGACGGTGCGGTAGCGCACGGTGCGGGTTTCTAGCTGCTCATCGCCTTTCGGCCCACCCCATTCGCCCGGGGAAAGCCACATGCCGCCGCGGTTGAAGACCTCGCGCTGGTGGGAATAATAAATGGGCGGCAGCTTTAAATCGCGCGCGCCGATGTATTCCCAAATATCGGATTCGGTCCAGTTGGAGATGGGGAACACGCGCACGTTTTCGCCGGCCATCTTGCCGCCGTTGTACAGATCCCACAGCTCGGGGCGCTGGCGGCGCGGATCCCAGCCGCCGAAAGAATCGCGGATGGAAAATATGCGTTCCTTGGCGCGGGCGCGCTCCTCATCGCGGCGGGCACCACCAAGGACGGCGTCGTACTCGCGCTTGGCAATGCTCTCTACCAGCGGCACCGACTGCAGCGGGTTGCGGGTGCCATCGGGTCGTTCCTGCAGCTCGCCGCTGTCGATCCAGTCTTGGACGTGGGCGACGTGGAGGCGGGCACCGGATTCCGCAACCAGGTCATCGCGGAATTTGATGACCTCGGGGAAGTTATGGCCGGTATCCACGTGGAGCAATTCAAAAGGCACCGTGGCCGGGGCGAAGGCGCGGCGGGCCAGCTCGAATACGACGACGGAGTCCTTGCCGCCGGAAAAGAGGATGCCTACCTTATCGAATTGCCCGGCCACCTCGCGCAGGATGTGGATGGATTCATTTTCTAGGTCTTGTAGGTGTGGGGAAAGTATGCTCATTATTCGTGTAACCCGCATTCTGTCTTGCCATCTGCAAATACTCGCCCGGAGCGGGCGTCCTCACCGTCGCCGACCGGGAAGGTCAACGGCGCATCGCCGATGGACCGGTATCCCTGCAGGGTCAGCGGGTGGATGATGAGGTCATTATCTGCGATGTATTTATCGGTATCGTCCAAGTCCCAGGTAATGATCGGCGAAATCTTTAACCGCCCAGTGCGGTCCAGGCTGAGCGCTGGGGCATTGGCGCGGTGCTCGGAATCGGCCCGGCGCAGGCCGGTCACCCACCCTGCATAAGGATCCATGGCCATGTTCAGCGGCTCCACCTTGCGCATGCGGTTATAGGCGGCTGTATCGCGCGCGTACAGGCGCGGGCCGTAGACCTCGTCTTGCTCTTCGGGGCTCAGCAGCGGCAGCACGCGGACTAGGGGGAGATCCGGGTAGCGCTTATCCACCTCTTCGGCCACCTGGAGGGTCTCCGGGAAGTGCCAGCCGGTATCGATGAAAAGCAGGTCAGCAGCGAGCCCGGCGCGGTGGGAGAGCTCTGCCAGCACGGTGTTTTCCATGGACATCGTCACCGCTAACCGGCCGGGGGCGTGCTCGGCGGCCCACTCGGTGATGCTTTCTGCGGATTCGGCGTAGAGCTTATCCGCCCACGTGTCCACTAGCTGTTCATTGCGCGCGGCCACCTCGGCGGGAAGCGGCGCGGTATCGCGCGTGCCTTCGGGCGAGATATGGGGATCGCGGAAGGAGTGTCCACCATCCAGCAGGTTCGTCGTTGGGTTCATGAGCTCACACACTAGGCAACCGCGGTAGCTCACGCAGCACGTTTTTCTGGAAAGGGCGCTGAGCTTGGCCGAAGGGAAGAATAAAATGTTTTATTTCTGAACCAAGCTGACTAGATTTATAGACAATGTAGTCTATTGCGGGCCGGCCGAACTCGCCCGAGGAGGAACTTTTATGCAGCGTGTCGCCATCATTGGGGAAGGTCCTGCCGCCTTATCCGCCGTGGAAAGACTCCTGAGCGCCGGCATGTGCGTAGACCTCATCTCAGAAAAAACTGCACCGTTCGGTCTACTTCGCCGCTTTGCGGGGCTTGTTGGCGTGCTTGATGAGGCCGTGCCGCACGAGTGTGCACCGGGTACTACCCCGCGGCTGCGCCTATTAGGAAACGTGCGCGTGGGAGTAGGCGGCGATATCACCCATAACGAGGTCCACCAGCTGGCCGCCCACGGGGACCGCGAGCTCATCGTCATGGAATTAAAGGCCCGCGGTATTCCCGTCACCACGTGGGAGGGACTGTGCACGCCGATCACGGATTTTGAGGACTGGACCAGCGTCATCGCCAGGGCGCAATTGGCGCACGTCTTGGTCTAGGTTCAGCTACGAGGCTGGTAACAAAATATAAGGATCGTTCGCCCCATCTGCGCCCACCAGATATGCTTGCAGGTTAATCCCTATTCTCCCTCGAAAGAAGCGCAGGTTTATGGATCTAGTCCGACTCCTCTTCACCCGCTCGGCACCGTATACGCCCTATGTCATAGCGGTACTTATCCTGCAGGCGCTGTCCACCGCGGCGACCCTGTATCTGCCATCCTTGAACGCCAAGATCATTGATGAAGGCGTGTCCAAGGGCGATATCGACTATATCTGGCACACCGGCGCGATCATGCTCATCGTGGCCTTTGTCCAGGTCATTACCGCCATCGGCGCGGTGTGGTGCGGCAGCCGCACCGCCATGGGCGTGGGCCGGGATCTGCGCAGCGAGGTCTTCCGCAAGGTCACCACGTTTTCTGCAGAAGATATGAGCGAGTTCGGCACGCCCACCCTTATTACCCGCGGCACGAATGACGTGCAGCAGGTGCAGATGGTCTACATGATGATGCTGAACTTCATGGTCACAGCGCCCATTATGTCCATCGGCGGCATCATCATGGCCATCCGGGAGGACGCCGGATTGTCCTGGTTGGTGTGGGTTTCTGTCGCGGTGCTGCTCGGCACCATCTCCGTCCTCATCGCGCGGCTCATGCCGCTTTTTCGTGCCATGCAGGACAAGCTGGATACCATCAACGGCACCCTGCGCGAGCAGATCACCGGCATCCGCGTCGTGCGCGCCTTTGTGCGCGAGGCCTATGAAACTGAACGCTTTACCAAGGCCAATAAGGACATTACCCAGCTTTCGCTGAAAATCGGCCAGCTCTTTGTCCTCATGTTCCCGCTTATCACCGTCATCTTGAACGTGGCCACGGGCGCAGTGCTGTGGTTTGGTGGCCAGCGCGTGGATGCCGGGCTTGTCGATGTCGGCGGGCTCACCGCGTTCCTGCAATACCTGCTGCAAATCCTCGCCGCCGTCATGATGGGCACGTTTATGGCGATGATGCTCCCGCGCGCCCTCGTGTGCGCCCGCCGCATCACCGGGGTTATAAGCCACGAGCCGTCCATTACCCCGCCGCAAGATACCGTCACCCCGGAAACCATGTCCGGCACCGTTGAATTTCGCAATGTCAGCTTCTCCTATGCCGGCGCGGATGCCCCGGTGCTAGAGGATATTTCCTTTACCGCCACTCCCGGCACCACCACCGCGATCATCGGTTCTACCGGCGCGGGCAAAACCACGCTGCTTTCCCTCATCCCGCGCCTGTACGTTCCGAGCGAGGGCGAGGTGCTTATCGATGCCACCCCCACAACCTCCCTCTCCCGCCCCGACATCGTCAGCCGCGTCTCGCTGGTGCCACAAAAGGCCTACCTGTTTAGCGGCACGGTGGCCTCCAACCTGCAGTTGGGCCGCCCCGAGGCCACCGACGATGAGCTATGGGAGGCGCTGCGCGTGGCACAGGCGGACTTCGTCGATGACTTAGGTATGCCCATCGCGCAAGGCGGTACCAATGTATCGGGCGGGCAGCGCCAACGCCTCTCCATCGCCCGCATGCTCGTGGCTCAGCCGCGCATTTATCTCTTCGATGATTCCTTCTCCGCGCTGGATGTGGTTACGGATGCCAATGTGCACACCGCCATGCACCAGTCCTTTGCCCAGCGCGGCGAGGCCGTCACCACCATCATCGTGGCCCAGCGCGTGGCCTCCATCCAGGATGCCGATCAGATTTTGGTCATCGATAAAGGACGGATTGTCGCCCGCGGCACCCACACGGAGCTGCTGAATTCCTCGGATGTGTACCAGGAAATCGTTAAATCCCAAGAAACCGCTGGAGTAGCTGGAGGCGAGCACTAATGGCTAAAGACACCACCCACCACTCCTCCGCTGAGGAAGCTGAGCTCCAAGAACTTGAGGCCAAGGTTGCCGCCGATGAATGGTCCGGTTCCGCACCGCGCCAGGCCAAGAATTTCTGGCCTTCTGCTAAACGCTTGTTACTACTGCTCATGCCCTATAAACGCATGCTGGCGGTAGTGGCGGCAATGAATATCGTCTGCGTTTTCCTGGCGGTCTTTGCGCCCAAGATCTTGGGCGATGCCATGGACGTCATCTTTTCCGGAGTCATCTCCCGCGAGCTGCCATCTGGCATTTCGGCGCAGCAGGCCATCGACGGCATGCGCGCCCAGGGCCAAGATCAGGTGGCCGATATGGCCTCCGGCATGGATTTCACTCCCGGCGAGGGCATCGACTTTACCCGCTTGGGCACGCTTATCATCGCGGTGATCGCGATGTACATCGTCTCTGCCGCCTTCGAGCTCTGGCAGGGGCTCATCTTAAACCGCCTGACCGTCGACACGGTCTACGAGCTGCGCCAGCGCGTAGAAGCCAAGGTGCATGCCCTGCCGTTAAATTACTTCGATTCCCGCCAGCGCGGCGATATCCTCTCGCGCACCACCAATGACATCGACAATGTGCAACAAGCCCTCCAACAGGCGCTGTCCCAGCTGTTCTATAACATCCTGATGATCCTGGGCATCACCGTGATGATGCTGAGCATCTCTTGGCAGCTCGCCTTGGTGGCGCTCTTGGCGCTGCCGCTGACCGCACTTATCATCGGAGTCATCGGCGGGCGCTCGCAGCGCCAATTCAAAACCCAGTGGCGCGCTACCGGCCAGCTCAATGGCCAGGTAGAAGAGTCCTTCTCCGGCCACGACTTAGGCATCGTCTTTGGCCGCACGGAGGATATGACGCGCCAATTTGATGAGCGCAATGACGAGCTCTTCCGCGCTTCCGCGCTGGCGCAATTCCTCTCCGGCATCATGATGCCCATCATGCAGTTCGTGTCCTACCTGTCTTATGTGGCCATCGCCGTGCTTGGCGGCCTGCGCGTGGCCAACGGGCAGATGACCCTGGGCCAGGCCACCGCCTTTATCCAGTATTCCCGCGAATTTAACCAGCCGCTGGGCCAATTGGGCGGCATGATGCAACAGGTGCAATCCGGCGTGGCCTCAGCCGAGCGCGTCTTCGAATTCCTCGATGCGGAAGAACAATCGCTGGAGACCACAAGCGATGAGTTGGTGGGCCGTGCCCGCGGCCGCGTGGAGTTCCAGGACGTTGCCTTTTCCTATTCGCCGGAGAAGGAGCTTATCACCGGGCTCAACCTGCGCGTAGAGCCGGGGCAAACCGCGGCGATCGTCGGCCCCACCGGCGCCGGAAAGACCACCATGGTCAATCTGCTCATGCGCTTTTATGACATCGATTCAGGCCGCATTCTTATCGATGGCCACGATACCGCCCACATGCCCCGCACCGCCCTGCGCTCCCAGGTGGGCATGGTGCTACAAGATGCCGTCCTCTTTGAGGGCACCATCATGGACAATATCCGCTACGGCCGGCTTGATGCCACGGACGATGAGGTCATCGCCGCGGCCAAAGCTACCTACGTGGATCGCTTCGTGCACTCCCTGCCGGAAGGCTATGACACCGTCATCGACCAAGATGGCGGTGCCATCTCCGCCGGCGAGCGCCAGTTGATTACCATTGCCCGCGCCTTTTTGGCCCAGCCCGCACTGCTCATCTTGGATGAGGCGACCTCGTCCGTGGATACCCGCACCGAGGTGCTCGTCCAAGAGGCTATGAATGCCCTGCGCGCCGAGCGCACTTCCTTCGTCATCGCCCACCGCTTGTCCACCATCCGGGACGCTGATTTGATCTTGGTGATGGAAAACGGGGGCATCGTCGAGCAAGGCTCCCACGAAGAGCTGCTGCGCGCCCAGAGCACTTATTGGCGCCTGCACCAATCGCAGTTCAACGATTCTTAAGGGAGCGCTGCTGCATGATTACCTCACTGTGAGTTGGACTTGCGGGGCGTGCAGATTCGCGCCTTGCAGGTTAACCAGCTCCATGGTGACGTCTTGCAGCGAAATGCGCTCCATCAGGGGATTGGGAATAGGGGCATCGGGGACTGCGTGCGGAGCAGGAACGCCCAACTGATCAAGTACGGCATTGATATCCTCGTTGTCCAAATCCACGTTCACCGGAATGGTGGGATGGTCTACCACCGCGGGGGTTGTCTGCAGCCCGGTCGCCAGCACGGTTACTGGTCCATCAGTAACGGTGGTTTCCACATCACCGGTAGTCAGTTTTCCCTGTCCCACAACACTAGGAAGGGTAAGGGCGAGATTTCGCGCAGCAAGTTTATCACCCACCAGCTTGAGCGCTCGCTGCTCGCCCTGTGCCGTTTGCACCGTAACAAGCGAGGCTGTCACGTTTCCGGTCAGCGTGACATTATCAGCGGTGACAGTACTAAGTTCAGACTGTGCCAAGGCCAAATCTTCCTGCGCGCGGGTTTTCTCAGGATGGTTGACCACGCACACTGCCATAAAAACGCAGAGCACCGCGAGCGCACTTGCTTTTAACGCGCGAGGGGAAGGGCCTTGCGATAGCGAGACTAGTCTGAATAGCCTCATGCGGAAACCGCCACCTCTTTCGCCTCGGACTTTTTCTTATTCGACACCTTCTGCCGATCCTGCGGCTGCCAAGCAAAGGCGAGTGCACCGCCGATAATGCCCAACAGGCTACCGATGAGAAAGCCGCCAAGGTTTGAGGTGGGCAGCGCGATAATGGCTACAAGTATGCTCAAAACACCCAAGTAAGTCGAGGTCTCTTGCCTAAACCAGGAGCCTAAACCAAACATGATAAGTGCCGCGCCAATGAGCAACGTCGAAACACCAGAAACCGTAGAAATCATCACCAAAAGATCAGAAATACGCACAGTAATATAGGCGGGCGCGGCGATGGCGATTCCAGACAGGATAAGTAGCAGTCCACCGGCAAAGGGGCGGCGCTTGCGCCAGTGCTTAAACCGCTTCCACCGGCTCTGCTTGGTTGCTACTTGG
The window above is part of the Corynebacterium accolens genome. Proteins encoded here:
- a CDS encoding sulfate adenylyltransferase subunit 1, giving the protein MTTTLAPNVGALKQRDTLRLCTAGSVDDGKSTFVGRLLYDTKSVLADQVESMERSSSDRGFDGMDLSLLVDGLRAEREQGITIDVAYRYFATDKRTFILADTPGHVQYTRNTVTGMSTSQVVVLLIDARHGVVEQTRRHLNVAALLGVRHVVLAVNKIDLVDYDEQIFRDIEAEFHKIAQRLDITDTTGVPISALKGDNVVERSTTMDWYTGPTVLEVLETIPVAIGRADELDFRFPIQYAIREHATDYRGYAGRVKAGSIAVGDTVHLPEGRTSTVTQIDTADGPAPSAAVGDSVTLLLADAIDLTRGDLLAGAQCPPATREFDATVVGLTEKDLKPGQMLKLRYGSSLVKARIATIARTLDLDGVADVEAPEAVVMNDIAHITIQTQAELPVEDYAARGAVGNFLLIDQSSGNTLAAGFVGHRLR
- the cysD gene encoding sulfate adenylyltransferase subunit CysD, producing the protein MSILSPHLQDLENESIHILREVAGQFDKVGILFSGGKDSVVVFELARRAFAPATVPFELLHVDTGHNFPEVIKFRDDLVAESGARLHVAHVQDWIDSGELQERPDGTRNPLQSVPLVESIAKREYDAVLGGARRDEERARAKERIFSIRDSFGGWDPRRQRPELWDLYNGGKMAGENVRVFPISNWTESDIWEYIGARDLKLPPIYYSHQREVFNRGGMWLSPGEWGGPKGDEQLETRTVRYRTVGDMSCTGAVDSTASSPDEVLAEISISTLSERGATRADDKLSESAMEDRKKEGYF
- a CDS encoding phosphoadenylyl-sulfate reductase yields the protein MNPTTNLLDGGHSFRDPHISPEGTRDTAPLPAEVAARNEQLVDTWADKLYAESAESITEWAAEHAPGRLAVTMSMENTVLAELSHRAGLAADLLFIDTGWHFPETLQVAEEVDKRYPDLPLVRVLPLLSPEEQDEVYGPRLYARDTAAYNRMRKVEPLNMAMDPYAGWVTGLRRADSEHRANAPALSLDRTGRLKISPIITWDLDDTDKYIADNDLIIHPLTLQGYRSIGDAPLTFPVGDGEDARSGRVFADGKTECGLHE
- a CDS encoding ABC transporter ATP-binding protein → MDLVRLLFTRSAPYTPYVIAVLILQALSTAATLYLPSLNAKIIDEGVSKGDIDYIWHTGAIMLIVAFVQVITAIGAVWCGSRTAMGVGRDLRSEVFRKVTTFSAEDMSEFGTPTLITRGTNDVQQVQMVYMMMLNFMVTAPIMSIGGIIMAIREDAGLSWLVWVSVAVLLGTISVLIARLMPLFRAMQDKLDTINGTLREQITGIRVVRAFVREAYETERFTKANKDITQLSLKIGQLFVLMFPLITVILNVATGAVLWFGGQRVDAGLVDVGGLTAFLQYLLQILAAVMMGTFMAMMLPRALVCARRITGVISHEPSITPPQDTVTPETMSGTVEFRNVSFSYAGADAPVLEDISFTATPGTTTAIIGSTGAGKTTLLSLIPRLYVPSEGEVLIDATPTTSLSRPDIVSRVSLVPQKAYLFSGTVASNLQLGRPEATDDELWEALRVAQADFVDDLGMPIAQGGTNVSGGQRQRLSIARMLVAQPRIYLFDDSFSALDVVTDANVHTAMHQSFAQRGEAVTTIIVAQRVASIQDADQILVIDKGRIVARGTHTELLNSSDVYQEIVKSQETAGVAGGEH
- a CDS encoding ABC transporter ATP-binding protein: MAKDTTHHSSAEEAELQELEAKVAADEWSGSAPRQAKNFWPSAKRLLLLLMPYKRMLAVVAAMNIVCVFLAVFAPKILGDAMDVIFSGVISRELPSGISAQQAIDGMRAQGQDQVADMASGMDFTPGEGIDFTRLGTLIIAVIAMYIVSAAFELWQGLILNRLTVDTVYELRQRVEAKVHALPLNYFDSRQRGDILSRTTNDIDNVQQALQQALSQLFYNILMILGITVMMLSISWQLALVALLALPLTALIIGVIGGRSQRQFKTQWRATGQLNGQVEESFSGHDLGIVFGRTEDMTRQFDERNDELFRASALAQFLSGIMMPIMQFVSYLSYVAIAVLGGLRVANGQMTLGQATAFIQYSREFNQPLGQLGGMMQQVQSGVASAERVFEFLDAEEQSLETTSDELVGRARGRVEFQDVAFSYSPEKELITGLNLRVEPGQTAAIVGPTGAGKTTMVNLLMRFYDIDSGRILIDGHDTAHMPRTALRSQVGMVLQDAVLFEGTIMDNIRYGRLDATDDEVIAAAKATYVDRFVHSLPEGYDTVIDQDGGAISAGERQLITIARAFLAQPALLILDEATSSVDTRTEVLVQEAMNALRAERTSFVIAHRLSTIRDADLILVMENGGIVEQGSHEELLRAQSTYWRLHQSQFNDS
- a CDS encoding DUF6114 domain-containing protein produces the protein MPAKSSDDETLRMPAVTDPDNGAETAESMEGTAGIASAAGNAAKEPSQSVADAVKSANEAHASMANDEAIAQVATKQSRWKRFKHWRKRRPFAGGLLLILSGIAIAAPAYITVRISDLLVMISTVSGVSTLLIGAALIMFGLGSWFRQETSTYLGVLSILVAIIALPTSNLGGFLIGSLLGIIGGALAFAWQPQDRQKVSNKKKSEAKEVAVSA